TATATAATTAGAGATAACACTGTACATCAAAAGATTAAAGAGGAAATTTTTTATCTGCTATGACGAACTTTAACTTCCGTATAATTTAAGCTGCATAAAGTTAATAAACTGAAGACTTTGGAGCCCCGTACGAGCATGAGAAGCATTTATGCACAATACATAGTGATACATGATTTCATTATAATCCAAATCTGGCCTGTGCCAAGTGAACTGCTCCTCTTGAAGTTAAACATTTCATGAAGCATAAGATAGGTCTAGTTTATACGAAGTCTTCCTTACATGCAACTTGGCAGCATCAGAATCAATTGCAAGTAAAGAGTTCAGTAAATCTACCAAATACATAGGTAAATGGACTATGTCCTGTTCAACGTTCAAGAGCTTCGATAGTAACAACACTGTTTCCCCCTATAAACTGCAGCATCAATGGGGAGATTGTCGGTGCTGGCAAAATAGCGAGGATCaaaatcaaacctgtgattaaATGAGTATGAACCTGCCACCATCCCTATGTCAGTCTTGTCATTCCCACTTAACTTCCACAGTGTTATCTACCACTAAATTAATGAATTGATCCAACCACGGAATGTTCCAACAACCATCTTGTTTGCATTAAGGCTGACTGTAGAGAAAAGAACAGTTACTTCTACTTTCTTATTGATATctaaatgaatcaaatcaagcCATGAAAAAGGATCCATAGTCTCccatcaataaattttcttaagtAAGCGGCCATATGTACCAAACgttccgaccaaaaaagaatCCAAACACGTGGTTGTTGAACGGGTGATCACAACGTAACAGTTCAAACTGATCTCCAAATGCACACCAGACTCTCAGCCAATTTTCATCTATCCACAGAGATAGTTCAACATTCCAACACATGCTGTAGATGAAACACATGCACGTACCAACAAACCTCAGACACCGAATCAGTTACACGGTAAAAAGTCAGGCAATCAAGGCAAATTACTCTTTGGAGTTCGCATCTGAAGAACAAAACTATACAGATCAAAACCACAACTTCTTTTCACAAGCAAGATCAACATTAACGAAACAAGATGCAGTAAATGCCAAGCCGATCGATAAGCATCAAGAACATCAAGCTAATATGCATTATACAAAGTGGTGCAAACAGCTCATTCGCCCCAGTAGAATCTCATAAGCAAATCCGACAGGCTACATGTAATTCATACCATGCAACATTGGAGTTCGATAATTCTTTATCAGTGAACTATTACGAGATGCAAGGCAACTGAATTGATATGCCACATTGGATAATTCCATTCATAACATCAAACATCGCGTCATTAGCCACAGAAGAATTAAAGGCAACAAGCAAGGTACTCTGTCCCAATCACATAGAACATATGACTTCCAAATTCCCCGATGTTCACGCTGAGGTCTAGTTCTGAAATTGGCTATACAGCTAAATTGAGATCATTACACACAATATAACTCAATGAAACCACTTCTGACGGACAACAACGATTACTAGGACTTAAAACGCCACAGAAattgcaaaaaggaaaaaagtagcTCACGAGTTGACCTGCTAATTTTCCTAGCCATTTCATTGGCAATAAGCCTAATAAAGGCGAATTAATAGCTTGGAACGAAGGTTCCAATAGTTTTTGGACAACtgcaaaatatttatttaatacttAAATTTACTTTTTGGTGCAATCGAGCTTCTAAACAATACATTTCTTTTCATGAATTGGTCTGTTATCAGAACCCTGGACCATGTCCTTGATTAGTAAAACCAATCATAGTAAGTTGTCATACTTAGTGAATCTTAGGTAACTGAATCAGGCTATTTATCAAAACTGCAGAAGAATACTGTCATTTTAGAGCATGGCTACTTGAAATTCCAATATCTTAACAGACAACTCAACTGTCTGGTGAAAATTGTACAGCGGAGGTGATTATTGGCCCAAATGAAGCTCTATTCATGGACAAAATAACAAATGGCTTGGACAGTTCAATGGTCTCTGAGATTGTTTCTTCTCTTCAGCAACTAGCACATTTAACATGTGCCACTCTACTGGTTTCGCTTCTTCAGCCTGTGCCAGAAAGATTTGATCTTTTTGATGACCTTATTCTGATGGCTGAAGGGAAAACTGTGTACCAAGGCCCTCATGACCGAGCTCTGAAGTTTTTTGAGAATTGTGAATCCAGGTGTCCTGAAACACTGAACAGATTGTGCACTGCAAGTTTGCTTCCTTTATTGACCATTTGTTACATTGCCTATTGACATGCAGGTGCGGGTCATATCAAGAAAAGACCGAGCACATTATTAGCAGCATCCAGGGCTACCGTCAACATGTTATGTAAAAAGTTTGAGGAATCTTATTGTGGGACAAAGCTAGATCTGGACCTTTCAGACACATTAGATAGGTCCAAAAGCTACAAAAATGCTCTTTCTTTTAATGTGTACTCTCTGTCTAGATGGGAACTCCTTAAAGCATGctggagagagaacttcttctcatgaaaacaaattttttgatCTATGTTTTCGAATCAGTACAGATCAAAATAAGCTCTCATCCATCTCTAGCAGCTTTTTTGATGTATATCTCTTTCCACGTCCATGCCTATGATAGGGTAATATCTAATCTCCctaattccaaaaatataaagGATTTTTAGAAGTTGATAGTTGTCTTTTCATCATACAGTTTATTTCATTGCATTTATCATGATGACCATATTCTTGCGAACTCAAATAGGAATAGATGCTTTCCATGCCAACTACTACGCGCTCTCTCTGTTTTGCATGCTAGTCATACTCCACATTGATGGATTTCCAGAATTGGAAATGACTGTTTCGAGGCTCGTAGCCTTCTATAAACAAAAGGCGCTGTACTTTTACCCTGCTTGGGCTTATGCAATTCCAGCATGTATACTGAAACTTCCCCTTTCACTGCTGAAGTCTGTGGTTTGGACATCACTTACATATCATGCGATTAAATACCGTCCTAGCGTTGGCAGGTAAGTTTTAGCACAAGAGTTCTTCATTCCTTGCCTCCTAAACTTCTGTTACATTGCAACATCATTTGTAAATTTTACTGCCATTTTACTCAAAAGTCATGGCTTTCATTGTTTTCTGCTTATTTATGCAGGTTCCTCTGCTGATTACTACTTTACTCTATGCACTTTCCTCAAATTCATGTTCCATTTTCTGGCCTCAATTTTTCAAACTGTGGCTGCTTCCGTCACAGCTGGTACTGTTGCATTACTAATCTTGTTGATGGTTTTGTCGTTCCAAAACGTAAGTATGTTAAAATCTTGCTTCGGATTGATCTTGGATGAATAAGTGTGGCTTAATATTTTGCTTTGTTGCTGCAGCCTCTATGCCTGCTTGGTTGAAGTGTGGTTTCTGGGTCTCTCCACCAACGTACAGAGAAATCGGACTTTCTGCCAATGAATTTCATGCCCCACGATGGCAAAGGGGAGGGCCTTGCAGAGTACCTCCAAATACAAGAAGCCACTTTAGTTGCAGAAGTACTCAACCCATTTTATTCTAGAAAAGTATATCGATATGCTGGTGCTGTTGGTTAGCTAAACTAACTTGGGTACTAAGTCATTAGGATACTTTGATTGCATTTATAACTTGTGGAAAGTAGAAAGTTTCAATTAAATTCGAGTAAATTTTAAGTACTCTTATACAAGACTAAGTAGTCTCTTGGTACTAAATCATGCACATGCGTTTTGGCTAATGCTTGCTGTGACCAACTGTTGCCTCGGGATATTATACAGATTTAATGTGGTGGATCAGGGAAATGACCATTTGTGGTTGGTTTGATCACACAAAATGAGTCTAGAAGATAATTCACTCGGCTTGTACTGATGGAGGCAACCAAAGTTCGACTTTTGCATACAAACTACACGTAAGGCTCGATATGGTGGATGAAAAAGGTAAGTTACAGCATgaaaatgagctgaaagatgctgcaGGTCAAGTAACCCGATCAAGGAACACAAGTAAATGGTCCTATCCACTTGCACACGTTCTTGGATGCATTTGCGCTCCCCCTGCTCGAGAACTCTGGTCAGAAACAGCACCAAGTTCACTCCTGCCCTGAAGAATGCTAGTGTTGTTGGCCTGGATTTGCTGCAGCACATTGAGGTGAACAACTGACACCATGACACAAGAATCTTTCAGTACCAATCATCACATTGAACAGTAACATTGCTTCTCATAAGTGAAAACATAACGGTCAGTCACCTAGGAAGAGGCTCGTCCACTTCCATCCGCCGGTGCTCGCCTTCTCAATAACAATGCCCTCATCCTTGAATGGACCTGTGTTTTCCTTGCTGCCATAATTTTCCTCCATGGGAAAAATCTTCTCCTCAATCATTGGCATTGTCTTCTCTAGCCTGCAGCTAgatttgcaaaaggaaaataaggaaataagGAAGGAGCCTAGAGCGAATTCGAGAACTAAGAGTGCATACGCCGGTGCATTCGTGCGCGTGCACCTAGTCTAATATTTACATGCTGCAAGGTGACTGAGTAAATCACAAGAAATAATAGCCAGAAGGACATGCTCAACACAAGCGTGTGCATGGACATACACCGTACTTTTCGTGTGATCGGGAATTCATGCTATAGTCGAGTTAGATAGAATTGTATAAACCTTTTGCCAAGCCTCGACGTTGAAATTGCACGGCCTTTTGGTAGAGGTCGGAGGTTCTTCTCTCTGAAAAGAGCTTTTAGCTAGTCACAGATGAGTGAGACATATCCGATGAACTAAATAGCCAAAGAAAAGACATCAAAGGAAAGTTTTCTTACCTAACGCTGAACACTagcaacataaaaagaaaaggaactgaACAAACACGGCACCCTCAGCAAGTCATACAAAGATTCTTGTGTCATGGTGTCTGTTGTTCATCTCAATCTGTTGCAGCGAATCCAGGCTAGCCACACTAGCATTCTTCAGGGTGGGAGTGAACTTGGTGCTGTTTCTGACCAGAGTTCTTGAGCAAGGGAATGCAAGTGCGGCAAACAACATGAGCAAGTTAGACCAGGACCGTTTACCTGTGTGCGGGCCTTCCTCAGCGACTCATACTGGGGACGTTACTTGACCCACaccatctttcagctcattttcATGCTGGTAATTAGTAACCAACCTTTTTCATCTACCATGCTGAGCCTTACATTGAGTCTGTAAAAGTTGAATCAAACCGACCACATAAAGAAACCATTGCCAACAGATGTTTTTGCACCGCGAATGGTCATTTGCACCATCCACCTCATTAAGTCAGTATAATATCACCGTGGCAACATTAGGGCACAGCAAGTATTAACCAAAACATGTGCGTGATTTAGCACTAACAATGCCCTCATGCTTGAATGGACCTCTTGTTGCCGTCTTCTCTAGCCTGCAGCTAGGTTTGCAAAAGATAAATAAGGAACGAGTCTAGAACAATTTCGAGAATCGAGAGTGCTTCTGCACATACATTCGCGCATACACACCTCAGTCTAAAGGATATGCTCAACACGAGCATGCACATGGACACACGCCGCACGTCTCGTGCCATCGTAAATTCATGGTCCAGTCCACAGTTAGAACTGCACGAACCTTTCGCCGAGCCTCGATGTTGAAATCGCGCGGCCTTATGGTAGAGGTCAGAGGTTGTTCTCTCTTCAGAAAAGTTTTTAGCTAGTCTGAGATGAGCGGAGACATATTCGATAAACTAAATAGCCAAAGGCAAAGACAGCAAAGGAAAGATTTCTCACCTAACGCTCAAAGGACGATGGCAACAAGAGGAAAAAGATCCGAACAAAACCACGTGGCTGGTAACCTCAGCAAGTCACGGACGAAACTCCATTGGAGTATGCACTCCGTGCGGATGCCTTCATGCACGGCTCTTGCGTGGTGTCTTCTTGCACGACTATGGCGTTGCGTACTTTGCTTTACGCaggtgatgatgatgaacttCAAAATCAAGGACACGCGGTTGGTGCCAAACGAAGAAAGGACCTACAGTCCAAATGAAACGCGAATATGGAAGGAGAGAGCTGGCAATGCAGAAAGTTTGAGGTGAGTTTAACCTGAAAAGGGACGTCAAAATTACCTGTTCACTTATTCATGAACCTAGTGAAGATTTACCGGGGCATACTAGACCactggttttgaatttttttgtgacactaaaattagtttagggtaaatatgaTACGAGTTTATCATATTGATATTTTTTGTGTGAGACTATAATTAGGTTGGGTTAAATCATTAAATGCAGCACGAGTATAACAATTTGCGATTTTTTGCGACTTGAGTGCattattttgggatttttttgtgtcatttAAACCCTATTATGTATGgcaataataaattttttaattatgttagtTATTAGTTTTATAGTTTAAAAATGTGTGGTCATATAAGATTCTCAAATAAAgcgtttttggaaaaaaaaagttaactacAGGTAAAACTAGaacaattaaaattataaactattaaactttaataattatttttcaataattgcATATTATTAATGTATGATTCATCAGTATATAATGTGGTTACAACATCCATTATCATTAATACAATTAATCTAAATGTTAATTACTTGGAAAATTCCAAGTAAAAGTCTAAAGTGCcctcatttcttcaaataagggcataaagtggatattatttttaaaaaatgacatgaaatTGTCATATTAATTTCAAAGAATGTCCTGAAGTGACTAGTTTAATTTTACGTTTAGATGAAAATATCCCTAATCAACCAAAAAATTTTGCCAACCGACGAGACTATATACTTATTTGAAACAGTCATAACCACTTCAGTACCTTTTTTGATATTAATATAGCAATTTTAAgtcattatttagaataaaatcCACTTCATGctctcatttaagaaaataaggtatttcaaacccttatttggaattttcccactATAAGACGTAATAAAATATGCTTATGACATAAGTAATGCAGAAAATTATTTGATTAGCAATATTGCatgatatcatttttaaaaCGTTATTCAAATTTTACACTACTAACAATAGTATGAATATACTACCTACGATTACCACCCTAAAGACAATTGCCTCTTTTCAAAATACTGATTATCTAGTTTATATGATTATACATAatattcaattaaagaaataattaatgcTCATTTTCcccataaattttatatatcatgtttaattATTGTTGGAAATCTTTGCACTGAGACTCGACCGTATGCGTGTAGCATACGCATCTAATTCTATAGACTCAACCGGGTTCATGTAGCACATGCATTTGATTCTAATTCCAACCATATTCCATATGAAATACATCCACGACAGATTGTGCAAAACCGAGTCGTATAGAAAGCAAGATTAAACAAGGCACGGGTCACTGAATAGCTTGCTGCATCAAGGGAATTATGTTTTTATGAGAGGTCACTCAATAGTTTGCtgcattgatatcaattcaaacataaacatttcaatttgaccaatttgatcctaaacttttttacattaataccaattcaattataaacctatcAGATTCAGTTTTAGACGTTTTCATAT
The nucleotide sequence above comes from Eucalyptus grandis isolate ANBG69807.140 chromosome 2, ASM1654582v1, whole genome shotgun sequence. Encoded proteins:
- the LOC104432952 gene encoding uncharacterized protein LOC104432952; this encodes MLLVFSVREKNLRPLPKGRAISTSRLGKSCRLEKTMPMIEEKIFPMEENYGSKENTGPFKDEGIVIEKASTGGWKWTSLFLVVHLNVLQQIQANNTSILQGRSELGAVSDQSSRAGGAQMHPRTCASG